The following coding sequences lie in one Apium graveolens cultivar Ventura chromosome 1, ASM990537v1, whole genome shotgun sequence genomic window:
- the LOC141666972 gene encoding bifunctional riboflavin biosynthesis protein RIBA 1, chloroplastic-like, which translates to MASIYMSCPSSAFPRLQTPKVFSLSSAQLVNLADANGCTSDSSSPVGSRPGFGIKDSSKFKSNLPSGGGGLFSHPRCWRGALHCSSSAGIEIQPDATALGTLSADTTPSGSNFPVDSDEYDLDHPTVGLSSIPEAIEDIRQGKMVVVVDDEDRENEGDLIMAASKVTPEAMAFIVKHGTGIVCVSMKEQDLERLQLPQMVTHKDNEEKLTTAFTVSVDAKKGTTTGVSARDRATTILSLASKDSKPEDFNRPGHIFPLRYREGGVLKRAGHTEASVDLTVLAGLEPVSVLCEIVDEDGSMARLPKLQEFAKKENIKIVSIADLIRYRRKRDHLVERASSARIPTLWGPFTSYCYRSIIDGIEHIAMVKGEIGEGVDILVRVHSECLTGDIFGSARCDCGNQLGLAMQQIEAAGRGVLVYLRGHEGRGIGLGHKLRAYNLQDDGRDTVEANEELGLPVDSREYGIGAQILRDLGVRTMKLMTNNPAKYIGLKGYGLAVSGRVPLVTLITKENKRYLETKRAKMGHVYSQGIDSKASKLVSENGTGEPSEL; encoded by the exons ATGGCTTCTATTTATATGTCTTGTCCATCATCAGCTTTTCCCAGATTACA GACACCAAAGGTCTTTTCTTTGTCAAGTGCACAACTCGTAAATCTGGCTGATGCAAATGGATGTACATCGGACTCTTCAAGTCCGGTGGGTAGTAGACCTGGATTTGGTATTAAAGATAGTAGCAAATTCAAGTCTAATCTACCATCTGGAGGTGGAGGCTTGTTTTCTCATCCTAGATGCTGGAGAGGTGCTCTGCATTGTTCATCCTCAGCTGGGATAGAGATACAGCCAGATGCAACAGCTCTGGGAACACTTTCAGCAGATACCACTCCTTCAGGCAGTAATTTTCCTGTTGACAGTGACGAATATGACTTGGATCATCCCACAGTTGGTTTGTCATCCATTCCAGAGGCCATTGAAGACATTCGTCAAGGAAAG ATGGTGGTGGTCGTAGATGATGAGGACAGAGAAAACGAAGGAGATCTAATTATGGCTGCATCAAAGGTCACACCCGAGGCTATGGCTTTTATTGTGAAACATGGAACTGGAATTGTTTGCGTGAGCATGAAAGAGCAGGACTTGGAGAGGTTGCAGCTTCCTCAGATGGTTACTCATAAAGATAATGAGGAGAAACTTACTACTGCATTTACAGTGTCAGTG GATGCAAAAAAAGGTACAACTACAGGGGTATCAGCTCGTGATAGGGCAACAACCATATTGAGCCTTGCATCCAAAGATTCAAAACCAGAGGATTTCAATCGTCCAGGCCATATATTTCCATTGAGATACAGGGAGGGAGGTGTTTTAAAAAGAGCCGGTCATACAGAAGCTTCTGTTGATCTTACTGTGCTGGCTGGACTTGAACCTGTCTCGGTTTTATGTGAGATTGTGGATGAAGATGGTTCTATGGCTCGATTACCAAAGCTTCAGGAATTTGCAAAGAAAGAGAACATAAAAATTGTGTCAATAGCTGATCTTATCAG ATATAGAAGGAAGAGGGATCACCTGGTGGAGCGTGCTTCTTCCGCAAGAATACCTACATTGTGGGGACCATTTACTTCCTACTGTTACCGGTCAATTATAGATGGGATTGAACATATCGCAATGGTCAAG GGTGAAATAGGGGAGGGAGTAGATATTCTCGTAAGGGTACACTCCGAATGCCTCACAGGAGATATATTTGGGTCGGCAAGGTGCGATTGTGGAAATCAGCTTGGACTGGCAATGCAACAAATTGAAGCTGCAGGAAGGGGTGTGTTAGTTTACCTCCGTGGGCATGAAGGAAGGGGAATAGGATTGGGCCACAAGCTCCGTGCTTATAATCTGCAAGATGATGGACGTGACACTGTTGAAGCCAACGAAGAATTGGGCTTACCTGTTGATTCAAGGGAGTATGGTATCGGTGCTCAG ATACTAAGAGATCTGGGGGTTCGAACAATGAAACTGATGACAAACAACCCAGCAAAATATATAGGGCTAAAGGGTTATGGTTTAGCAGTTTCAGGAAGAGTTCCCCTAGTGACCCTTATTACAAAGGAAAACAAGAGGTATCTTGAAACGAAACGTGCAAAAATGGGCCATGTTTACAGCCAAGGAATCGACAGCAAAGCCAGCAAACTTGTCAGTGAGAATGGCACCGGAGAACCATCTGAGTTGTAA